The DNA sequence GGATGTTGGAATGGCGTCTGAAAGCGTATCGTCAATGGTTGGAGATGAAATCCCCTGAATGGGCCAATATCAGTTTTCCTCCTATTAATTACCAGGATGTAATTTATTATTCTGCGCCTAAGCAAAAAGCGAAACCCAAAAGTCTGGATGAAATAGATCCTGAGTTAAGAGCGACTTTTGAAAAGCTTGGTATTTCTCTGAATGAACAAAAAAGAATTACAGGGGTAGCCGTAGATGCAGTTATTGATAGCGTTTCAATTGCAACAACTTATAAAAAAACACTTAGTGAACTAGGTATTATTTTCTGCTCTATGAGTGAAGCGATTCAGGAGCATCCTGAATTAGTAAAGAAATACCTGGGCTCAGTTGTACCTGTACAAGACAATTATTTCTCTGCTTTAAATTCAGCAGTCTTTAGTGATGGCTCGTTTGTTTTTATTCCAAAAGGGGTTCGTTGTCCAATGGAATTATCAACATACTTTCGAATCAATGCAAAAGAAACAGGTCAATTTGAACGTACACTGATTGTTGCAGAAGAAGGCAGTTATGTAAGCTACCTGGAAGGTTGTACGGCTCCTATGCGTGATGAGAATCAGTTACATGCAGCTGTTGTTGAAATTGTAGCCTTAGAAAAAGCAGAAGTAAAATACTCTACTGTGCAAAACTGGTATCCCGGAAATAAGGAAGGTGTTGGAGGAATCTACAACTTCGTTACTAAACGAGGTATCTGTTTAGGAAACAACTCTAAAATCTCCTGGACTCAGGTAGAAACGGGTTCTGCTATCACCTGGAAATATCCGTCTGTTATCCTTAAAGGTGATAATTCAGTAGGCGAATTCTACTCTGTAGCAGTAACCAACAATTACCAGCAGGCTGATACAGGAACCAAAATGATCCATATTGGTAAAAATACCAAAAGTCGTATCATATCTAAAGGTATTTCTGCAGGAAAAAGCCAAAACTCGTATCGCGGTCTGGTAGAAGTGCATCGCCGTGCTGAAAATGCCCGTAACTTTACACAATGTGATTCTTTACTTATGGGTGACAAATGTGGTGCACATACATTCCCTTATATTGAAGTAAAAAATCCAACTGCCCGTGTTGAGCATGAAGCTACTACTTCCAAAATTGGTGAAGATCAGATCTTCTATTGTAATCAGCGTGGCATAGATACAGAGGCTGCTGTGGCACTTATTGTTAATGGGTACGCCAAAGAGGTATTGAATCAGTTGCCAATGGAATTTGCGGTTGAAGCACAAAAACTTTTGGCAATTAGCTTAGAAGGCAGTGTAGGTTAGTACATTCTTATTAGAAAAATATATTTAAACCTCAGGACAAATCGTTTTGAGGTTTTCTTTTTTGCATACCTAGTTATTTGTTCTTAAAATTATGAACTGTATTCATTGTGGTAATGAAATTCCAGAAGCAAGGCAGAAGGCACTTCCCAATACCAAGACTTGTATAAACTGCTCCACAACTAACCGGGTATATGGTTTTGCTATTATTTCAGGTAAAACAACCTATTCTGAGATCCAAATAGTCACAGAGGAAACTGCCCAGAATTTATATACACAACAAGATAGGAAAGGAAGTGTGGCAACAGGAGTACAATTTAAAACTCAGCCACCTTCGAAACTAAGCAACTTTGACTTTGAATAATATGGACTTCTTATTGAGCAACGTTTAAGAACAACAAATAAATTGCATTAAATCTATTATAAACTGTATTATTTATTACAAAGCTGATTTTTGTAATAAAATATATTTTTTTTTAGATGGCTTGGGTTACCTTCTTTAGTTCGTGGTATTAAACTGCGGATTTTAACTTTAAACCTAACCGTTTTTCCAAAATGAAAAATTTATTTGCAATCGCTGCTATCGTATTAGGAACAGTTGTATTCTCAGCTTGTGGAGGTAAAACTGACACAACAGAATCTTCTGATACTACTGCTACTACTACTGAAGCTACTGTAGATACTGCTACAACTACAGATACAGCTGCTACTACTGTAGATACTGCAGCTCATGATACTACTGCACACTAATCTTCTTATCCAGAAGATAGAAAGCGTTACCAGAAATGGTAGCGCTTTTTTATTGCACAGAAATCTAACAAATTAACGAAAGTAGATAACAAATTTCCAGAACTACATTTATCTGATTATAAAACACAATTATTCTATATACACTTTCAATAAATCAATAGATAGGTTCGTTGTAAGGGGGATGATAGAATATCTTTTTCTTCACTACTTAAACAAACTAACAGTATGTCAAAAGATAAATCGCCTACCAAAGAAAAAAAGAAAGAGCCTGCGAAAACATTGAAGGAAAAACGCGCAGCCAAACAGGAAAAGAAAAATAGTAAAAGAGATTAAGCTATTATAGACATTTTTTGTCTACTAACTTAATTAATTAACAATTAATACAGCGCCCTGCTTTGTAACAGAACGCCCTATCTGGTCAACAAGTTGAATGGAATAGGAGTAGGTTCCCATCACAATAGCAGAGCGCTTATTTTTACCATCCCATCCACTATTCTTATCATCAGAGGCATATACAACTTCTCCCCATCGGTTATAAATAAGAATCTTCCAGGATTGTACAAATAAGCTGTGAATCTTAAAAATATCATTGACACCATCGAAATTTGGCGTAAACGCTGTAGGAGCAAAAATTTGAGCAGTCTGCAGTACTTCTACAATATTTGATTCACTTGTCCGCCCTTCACCAATAGCACGCACTCTAAATCGTATTAGCTGGTTTATTGTATCATGAGGAAAGGTTAGATCATTACCACTCACTGTTTGCTGCTCTATCACAACATTGCTGGCATTTAGTTTCTCAACTTCATATGCTTGTACTCCTTCTGGCCATTCACTGTATGCACTCCAGGTCAACGCATATCCTTCATTGGCAGAATTAGTAACTTCCGTTACTTTCAATTGAATAGGACATGCACTAACTGAAATATCAGACATATTGCCACACTTGTCCATATATCCAACTCTATAACAATATTTGACAATATCCATACGTCTAACCACCTCCTCGTAGCTGTTTGTAGAAATCCGGGCTGCAGGAGAGAAATTTATCCCATCCTCTGATCGATAAATGATATATTCTGCTGGTACATACAAACCTGTGGGGGAATCCCAGGTTACTCTAACTTTGTTATCAACAATAGTACCTGTAATGTTTTGTACTGCGGCAGGTACAGAGTTAGAAATTGCCTTTATACATTGGCTATTAGATAAAGCTTTAGCTCCACTAGTAAGAGTTACAATCAATTGATAGCAATTTGTATCTCCGCAGATAATAGCCAGATCTGTATAGTTTCTTGTTGTTTGTGCACTATTATCCTGTACTATCTGCTCGTCTCTCAGCAAAGTACTTGTAGCAACAGCTCCAGTTGAATAAGTTGTCCAGGATATTTGATTTTGATTATTTGAGGCAATAGCATTAAGCAAAATACTACTTATCTCTTCTGAAATAAGATTATTACCACAGGCATCTGTTCTCACAACCCGATAAACAGCAGGCTGAGGGTCATTTAGTACCTGACCTACTACTCCTGTTACAGAACTGGTCTGTGAGGCAACCTGTGTATAGGTACCATTATTTTCATTCCGTTTTTCAATTTGATAAGTAACACCTGCCTCTCCTCTGAATTGTAATAAAGCAGAATTACTGTTATTTGTTGTCAGACTTACCAATTCGGGTACTGCAAGAGAGGATTCAGGTATCACAATTTTTGATTCATTACCCCCACAATTAATATCAGTATAACGTCCGGAAACCTTAACCGTCCTCAAAGTATTTCCTGTATAGGTATGCCTATAAGTTCCTGCTCCAGAAACAGTTTGTATATTCCCATCTCCCCATTCAATCACATATGAATCATAGATATACGCTTTACTACCAACCACATAAGAAGAATCTCTAATCTGCACAGCAATGCCAAATCCTGAACACTGTTGTATACTGAAAAGTGGCTTTGGTGTTGGATACACTTCTACGAAAATTGGAGTCTTGGTAGAATCAAGGCTTCCATTAAACTGTCCATATAGATAAATTCCATATATCCCAGGTTTGCTATATGTATGTGTTCTATTTCTAATAGCATAACGTTCTCCAGAAATTGTATCCCCATAATTATATCTATCAGGCGGATTGGGAGGGGGTTCGTAGTTTCCGCAAGAGGGATCTGCAGTTATAGTTAATGGTACACATCCCTTAGTGGCACTTATTGTAAAACAAGGTTGCTGTGCATATATATTAGAACCTGCTACGCTTAAGAATACTGTAAGAGAAATTATATACAGATGGTTTTTAACAAAACCTTTTCTAGTAGTAAAATCCAGTATTACTCTGTAGACTTTCTCAATTAGTTGCATTCCAAATTAACAAGATAAAAGAGTACTCTCTTGGATGGTGAAGAGAGTACTATAAGCATTTTATAGTAAGTTATATCCTTTACAACGAATATTTTATTGTTCTGTGTATAAGATAACTTCAATAATTTCTTCTACAGATAGTGACTTTTGCTCACCAGTCGTCATATTTTTTAATGCCAGCCTCCCTGTTGCCATTTCATTTGAACCTATAATTACTACAAAAGGTACCTTTTTACGGTCAGCATAGTCCAGTTGCTTTTTCATTTTGGCTATATCAGGATATATTTCAGCATTGATACCTGCTTCCCGAACTTTAGCCAATACGGGTAAAGCATATGTAAAAGCTTCCTTATCAAAACAAGTGATCAATAATCTGGTTGAGATAGTATCTTTGGAAGGAAACAATGACAGTTCTTCCATAACATCATAGATACGATCTACTCCGAAAGAAATTCCAACACCCGACAAACCAGGTACACCAAATGCACCTGTTAGATTATCATAGCGTCCTCCACCGCAAATACTTCCTATCTGTACCCCTCCAGCCTTCACTTCGAAAATAGCACCTGTATAATACGATAACCCTCTGGCCAGTGTTACATCAAACTCCAGATGTGTATCTGT is a window from the Xanthocytophaga agilis genome containing:
- a CDS encoding TraR/DksA C4-type zinc finger protein; amino-acid sequence: MNCIHCGNEIPEARQKALPNTKTCINCSTTNRVYGFAIISGKTTYSEIQIVTEETAQNLYTQQDRKGSVATGVQFKTQPPSKLSNFDFE
- a CDS encoding gliding motility-associated C-terminal domain-containing protein, translated to MQLIEKVYRVILDFTTRKGFVKNHLYIISLTVFLSVAGSNIYAQQPCFTISATKGCVPLTITADPSCGNYEPPPNPPDRYNYGDTISGERYAIRNRTHTYSKPGIYGIYLYGQFNGSLDSTKTPIFVEVYPTPKPLFSIQQCSGFGIAVQIRDSSYVVGSKAYIYDSYVIEWGDGNIQTVSGAGTYRHTYTGNTLRTVKVSGRYTDINCGGNESKIVIPESSLAVPELVSLTTNNSNSALLQFRGEAGVTYQIEKRNENNGTYTQVASQTSSVTGVVGQVLNDPQPAVYRVVRTDACGNNLISEEISSILLNAIASNNQNQISWTTYSTGAVATSTLLRDEQIVQDNSAQTTRNYTDLAIICGDTNCYQLIVTLTSGAKALSNSQCIKAISNSVPAAVQNITGTIVDNKVRVTWDSPTGLYVPAEYIIYRSEDGINFSPAARISTNSYEEVVRRMDIVKYCYRVGYMDKCGNMSDISVSACPIQLKVTEVTNSANEGYALTWSAYSEWPEGVQAYEVEKLNASNVVIEQQTVSGNDLTFPHDTINQLIRFRVRAIGEGRTSESNIVEVLQTAQIFAPTAFTPNFDGVNDIFKIHSLFVQSWKILIYNRWGEVVYASDDKNSGWDGKNKRSAIVMGTYSYSIQLVDQIGRSVTKQGAVLIVN
- the sufB gene encoding Fe-S cluster assembly protein SufB, producing MSKDTQLLEDITQSEYKYGFETQIETESAPKGLSEDIVRFISEKKNEPAWMLEWRLKAYRQWLEMKSPEWANISFPPINYQDVIYYSAPKQKAKPKSLDEIDPELRATFEKLGISLNEQKRITGVAVDAVIDSVSIATTYKKTLSELGIIFCSMSEAIQEHPELVKKYLGSVVPVQDNYFSALNSAVFSDGSFVFIPKGVRCPMELSTYFRINAKETGQFERTLIVAEEGSYVSYLEGCTAPMRDENQLHAAVVEIVALEKAEVKYSTVQNWYPGNKEGVGGIYNFVTKRGICLGNNSKISWTQVETGSAITWKYPSVILKGDNSVGEFYSVAVTNNYQQADTGTKMIHIGKNTKSRIISKGISAGKSQNSYRGLVEVHRRAENARNFTQCDSLLMGDKCGAHTFPYIEVKNPTARVEHEATTSKIGEDQIFYCNQRGIDTEAAVALIVNGYAKEVLNQLPMEFAVEAQKLLAISLEGSVG